The Gambusia affinis linkage group LG05, SWU_Gaff_1.0, whole genome shotgun sequence region TACAAACCGATTTGACCATTCAATGAACCGAGCTCCCTTGCTGTTCTTACGGTTCTCTGAAGTTGATCTATGCAGCAAACAGCTGACCAGTAGAGGACCTCAagctgtttcctgtttttggtGACCCAGACATGGAGAACTTGTGGGTTTCTGTCAACTCATTGGAGACTGTGACATTGGGCAGTAAAAGTGTCATAGTCTTTTGGCACAGAAGGGCTGAACTCAGCTCAGACTGTTCAAACTAATGCCATTAGTGTCTCTAATATCATTGTACTGTCCTCCCAGGCTAACCCCATTATGCAGCTTCAGGGCTGCAGAGCCATTATGAGCAAAAACCCCAGAGCCAGACATTTGGACCAACTTTACGCCTTATCTTTGATGTggacaaaaaacacacaatcgcCCTGAGCCTGCTGCAGCCTGACCAGGGGGGGACCTATTGTTGCTTTTCTATGAACTGGCATGAACACCGACAATGGCCCAGTGTCCacgtatgcatgtgtgtgtgtgtgtgaagccaCTCTCTCATGCCTTCACAATACACCATTGTCCTGTGAACCTCAACAGTAATTTATGTAAAGATTCTCTCTCTTCCTTCGTCCCTCTTCTCCAATGCTTTTGTTGtacttctgtttctttctctccaaGGTGGATTCTTCTCATCCCTTTTCCACTCCTCCATTACAGTAACGTCACAGCTCTGAGTTTCCCTCTCGTCTTCTAGTTTTCCAGCTACAgatcttattaaaaaaaaatcacaccaaTCACACCATGCTGGGTTGATGTCAAAAAATGCAAACTGAACAGCGATATCATTAAACTATCTAAGTGTCATGGGTaaagggaagctggtcagagatgAATGGAGTTATATGTCATCTTTCCTGCTCAGGATCAGTTTTAAAGTGCTCTCCACAAAaatagagttaaaaaaaaacaaacatgaaatacaagaaaaaatagGTATCATgacataaaagcagaaaaagacaaattagaAAGAAAGACCTAAGATATGCAGGGCAATTCTGAGGAATATAAACCTGTTAGACACAGAGAAAGGTGGTGGTTTTGACGAAAGCATATTAATTTGCTAATACAGTGAAAGTCGGTTTGCAAACAAATGAATAGTGCACTTTTCAGTACTTTTATCtctaaaagaattaaaaagtaataaattatttacctaaGGTTGTGGGACAAAACGTAAAACAGTTTAAGGGGAACACATATTTTCAAGCACAATTCTCTTTCAGAAATATCAACCATTTAAGTTAACTTGATAACATGAGACCCTCTACCTGCCACCAACCCCTCTACTTACAGCTGTAGTAGTAGTGTCTCCCTGGCAGGAATTCAAAGCCAAGCGAGAATGGGGTGAACCTTTGGATCTTTTCAGAGAAGCGGACTGGTCCAAACGGAGCAAACGGGGTGTTACACTCCCACCTCTTGACGGCCTTTTTGGTTTCCACGCAGCCTTTGAAagcctcctcctccaccaggTAGAGGACCAGAGTCTCCGGCTGCTCTGGAACCAAACTCCCTGATTCAGGATAGCTGGGGCAGTAGATGTCCAGGTAATCATTGAGATTCAACTGGACAGACAGATCTCCCGCTGTCAACCTGAAAGAAAGAACGATAGGGactttaatatttcacagaACTATTACTGAGTGATTGAAGACAGCGGTGGTGATTAAACATGAGCGGAACATGTGCAATTTCAGAAGACCGATTGTTCGTCAATAACATAATAAATGCAGATGACAAAGGAAAACTTTggcaagcataaaaaaaacattttcatataaaattttGGGGGAATTTTACGAATCCACAACTCAATTTTTATTCCCAAACCACCGAGGGAGAGCTGCTCTGGTAGAGAcacgagaaaaaaaacaattttccgTATGCTAATTACACCACTGAGGGGAGACGAGTGTGAAATAAACTCCACTCGCTCCCTTTTCACCTTCTACAATGCGATGCAAGCACACACTACAGTGCACGGGCCTAAACAAAGGTGCATGTGCATACACAGTCAAGTCAGTCAAGGCTGACTAGCTTTTGGCACAACAACAACTTTGGACAAGACAGCATCATTAGAACAGAGGAGCTGCATAATGTATGCTCCTTCAGACTGAGGGTTCTGACTTCCTGTCAGCTTGAGTATAAAGAGCTACCCATGTACAAAGTAATATAAGAAACAGGAGGGGAGGGGTAGGGATACATGTAAATATGTTATTAAATACTGTGAACAGCTGTGGAGAGAATAAAAGGAGTTTCTACATGTTTTCATGGAAGATATCCAGACTTTTCTAGACTGTAATTTCCAGAGCTGTCTGCCAATTTCACTCATTTCACTACAAACAATGTATTGTGTCAACACAATGGGGATGGCGACACGTGCGCACGTAGCCGTCTTGCTCAGTTGTTTGGTTGTATGCTTGTGTTTAATTCacaggagaaaaatgtttttatggtaTGTAAACTGTATGATGACAGAGTAAGTTAACTGATCTTTAATATTATAATTTCACATGAAGAGCGACACAAGGCAGAAAACAATTTTACTGGAAGAAACCACAAACAGGAAGGACAtaaatgatgaatggatggaggaagggagaaaagaaataagaaaggaaggaaaaattttatgaaaaggaAGGGGGTAAGGaatgaaaaaaggaagagaaatgcAAGGACAGCAACAGTGAAAGGGTGCATGAAAGGTCATAAAGAAGGATGGGAGGAAGGACAAAGAAATTTTGTAGGACAGAAAAACTGGAGGAAGACATGGTagcacaaaagaaagaaaggagttggaataaaaataagCGAAAAAGTAAAGCACTGGAAAGGGCACTAAGGACAAGGAGTGAATGA contains the following coding sequences:
- the si:dkey-246i14.3 gene encoding ephrin-A4 translates to MACLRNIISAVVAKRHVVFWNSTNTRLTAGDLSVQLNLNDYLDIYCPSYPESGSLVPEQPETLVLYLVEEEAFKGCVETKKAVKRWECNTPFAPFGPVRFSEKIQRFTPFSLGFEFLPGRHYYYSSLPTDEGPPLPCMKMRVTICCEPTSEGSKQIQGTKPRSSVVSLRTTSLPLLISILLLLIT